A part of Bacteroidia bacterium genomic DNA contains:
- a CDS encoding glycosyltransferase: MLLASVLTGFCLMIYILFILRNAYAFARIPCPDKLQPEFQPFVSVVIPARNEAENIAACLHAVLSQDYPTHYFEVILVNDHSTDDTKIIAQEISRKYSNLRILDLSETGINSYKKAALTAGISAAKGEIILQTDADCYMGKTWLASMVACFHPHTGLVSGPVMLTYRPKLLEGFQAMESMGLVTIGAGSMAVGKPNMCNGANLAYRKSVFMEVGGFEGIDGVASGDDELLLQKIHLYKKYEMRFARCKDAIVRTEALATWRDLKAQRLRWVSKARSYKNRSVNTIQLISYLGFLTFPLWGLMCWYDEKWLVPLIGLFLAKLIADYILLYQSAKFFHKLRLLLWVLPMQLAYIPYVLWIGVAGNIVKTYTWKGREVQ, from the coding sequence ATGCTGCTGGCCAGTGTTCTTACGGGTTTTTGCCTGATGATCTACATCCTTTTTATTCTGCGGAATGCCTATGCCTTTGCCCGGATTCCCTGCCCGGATAAACTTCAGCCAGAATTTCAGCCGTTTGTATCTGTCGTTATTCCCGCCCGAAACGAAGCCGAAAATATTGCAGCCTGCCTGCATGCCGTTTTAAGTCAGGACTATCCAACCCATTATTTTGAGGTAATTCTTGTCAATGACCATTCAACAGATGATACCAAAATAATCGCACAGGAGATTTCCCGAAAATATTCCAACCTCAGGATTCTTGATCTTTCGGAAACGGGTATCAACTCCTACAAAAAGGCTGCACTCACAGCCGGGATTTCTGCGGCCAAAGGTGAGATTATTCTTCAGACTGATGCGGATTGTTATATGGGAAAAACCTGGCTGGCATCTATGGTTGCCTGCTTTCATCCCCATACGGGCCTTGTTTCCGGTCCGGTCATGCTTACCTACCGGCCAAAATTACTGGAAGGTTTTCAGGCAATGGAATCGATGGGACTCGTCACAATAGGTGCAGGCAGCATGGCTGTGGGAAAGCCGAATATGTGCAACGGGGCAAATCTTGCCTACCGGAAATCAGTATTTATGGAAGTCGGTGGATTTGAGGGAATTGATGGTGTAGCTTCCGGTGATGACGAATTACTCCTACAGAAAATACACTTATATAAAAAATATGAAATGCGGTTTGCCCGCTGTAAAGACGCAATCGTGCGTACTGAGGCACTGGCAACCTGGCGCGACCTGAAAGCACAGCGGCTAAGATGGGTCAGTAAAGCCCGTTCATATAAAAACCGGTCGGTGAATACCATCCAACTCATTTCCTATTTAGGCTTTCTGACATTTCCTCTTTGGGGGCTGATGTGTTGGTATGACGAAAAATGGCTGGTTCCGCTTATTGGTTTGTTTCTCGCAAAATTGATTGCAGATTATATCCTTCTGTATCAGTCCGCAAAATTTTTTCATAAATTGCGCTTGTTACTCTGGGTTTTGCCCATGCAGCTTGCCTATATTCCTTATGTATTATGGATAGGTGTGGCGGGTAATATCGTTAAAACATATACCTGGAAAGGAAGAGAAGTGCAATGA
- a CDS encoding PP2C family protein-serine/threonine phosphatase has protein sequence MKNAYDTNDPKKLLDLKRLEAAALLDVLRTINHYELNIIQLCTIARNVLRAQLGVKKMSFFYETSEVWKEGMRLGFDGFSEDAVLEMLVLKKTTPIKNKLQPHLAKLGVEYVVPIVNRGASKAYFCIADFADSEMETQNDLIFIETLGNILSVGITNKQLFQEKVQQEFLRKELEVAETIQKQLLISDFSRFAEIDVFGVNIAHHGVGGDFFDVIKKGKGNTLVCIADVAGKGIGAALLMSNLQANLRALSAQYDDLRSIIRDLNTILYDITTGEKFVTLFIAKIDTDNKVITYINAGHNYPIFLKGQETLRLESGCTILGIIPSVEIDESELTFSSGDTLFTFTDGVVEQSNTEGEMFGSERLVEKLKKIQGKNAKEIVEIIGEELSGFAGEEDATDDITMLSVKFL, from the coding sequence ATGAAAAACGCATACGATACCAACGATCCGAAGAAACTATTAGACCTCAAACGACTGGAGGCCGCAGCACTACTTGATGTGTTGCGGACAATTAATCATTACGAACTCAATATCATTCAGCTGTGCACGATAGCAAGGAATGTACTCCGGGCACAGTTGGGGGTGAAAAAAATGAGTTTCTTCTATGAAACGAGTGAAGTCTGGAAGGAAGGAATGCGCCTGGGCTTTGATGGCTTTTCGGAGGATGCCGTCCTTGAAATGCTGGTTCTGAAAAAAACAACACCCATAAAGAACAAATTACAGCCCCATCTGGCAAAGCTGGGAGTTGAGTATGTCGTGCCTATTGTTAATCGCGGGGCCTCGAAGGCATATTTTTGTATTGCAGATTTTGCCGACTCAGAGATGGAAACACAGAATGATCTGATCTTTATAGAGACCCTCGGAAATATCCTGTCTGTCGGTATTACCAATAAACAATTGTTTCAGGAAAAAGTGCAACAAGAGTTTCTTCGCAAAGAGCTGGAGGTAGCCGAAACAATTCAGAAACAATTATTGATTTCGGATTTCTCCAGGTTTGCTGAAATAGACGTTTTTGGTGTAAATATCGCCCATCACGGAGTAGGGGGCGATTTTTTTGATGTAATCAAAAAAGGGAAAGGAAATACCCTGGTGTGCATTGCCGATGTTGCAGGAAAAGGCATCGGTGCCGCACTGCTGATGTCAAACCTGCAGGCCAACCTAAGGGCCTTATCGGCTCAATATGATGATCTTCGCAGTATTATCCGGGACCTCAATACGATCCTCTATGACATTACTACCGGTGAAAAATTTGTAACTCTGTTTATCGCAAAAATTGATACAGACAATAAAGTCATTACCTATATCAATGCAGGTCATAATTACCCGATTTTCCTAAAAGGCCAGGAGACACTTCGACTTGAAAGCGGATGTACAATTTTAGGAATAATTCCGTCAGTTGAAATAGATGAGTCAGAACTTACGTTTTCCTCTGGCGATACGTTGTTTACTTTTACAGATGGGGTAGTGGAGCAGTCAAATACAGAGGGTGAAATGTTTGGTAGCGAAAGATTGGTCGAAAAACTCAAGAAAATACAGGGGAAAAACGCAAAAGAGATCGTTGAGATCATAGGAGAAGAACTGTCAGGGTTTGCCGGGGAGGAAGATGCTACCGATGATATTACTATGCTGAGTGTTAAATTTTTATAA
- a CDS encoding ABC transporter permease, translating to MSTPRQIAWKKFRTNIPALVGSSYFILVTLISLFGYVIAPDNTSNANLQILELAKKPPGTRAWILAVPMKSAEGNRANYGWWFIGKSQSYQPILLADTASLRQDGGRIMYTTISGSEDRIQLADFGLTAENFNRELFLSQYVFHRQYFLGTDTYGRDLLSRIILGGRVSLAIGLMAVLISLVMGISLGTIAGYFGGWLDKAIMWLVSVMWAIPTLLLALAVSFVLGKGFWQLFVAIGVSIWVEVARMVRGQILGVREMQFTEAARALGFGDFRIMFRHIFPNVFSPMIVVAVANFGAAVLIESGLSFLGIGVEVPVPTWGRMIYEGYTYIVFENGKWLAFFPGMALILLVVSINLIGIGLRDALDVKL from the coding sequence ATGTCAACCCCACGCCAGATAGCCTGGAAAAAATTTCGTACTAACATTCCTGCCCTGGTGGGGAGCAGTTACTTTATACTGGTTACATTGATCTCATTGTTTGGGTATGTTATTGCGCCAGACAATACCTCGAATGCAAATCTTCAGATTCTCGAACTCGCAAAAAAACCTCCGGGAACACGCGCCTGGATTTTAGCGGTCCCGATGAAAAGTGCGGAGGGCAATCGGGCAAACTACGGGTGGTGGTTTATCGGCAAATCACAAAGCTACCAGCCTATACTGTTGGCAGATACGGCTTCGTTGCGGCAGGATGGCGGGCGAATCATGTACACGACGATTTCCGGATCAGAAGACCGGATTCAACTGGCTGATTTTGGCCTGACTGCGGAAAATTTTAACAGAGAGCTCTTCCTCAGTCAATATGTTTTTCACAGGCAATATTTTTTAGGCACAGATACTTATGGAAGAGATTTGCTCAGCCGGATCATACTGGGCGGTAGGGTAAGTCTTGCTATAGGCCTAATGGCTGTATTGATTAGTCTTGTCATGGGGATTTCACTGGGGACAATTGCCGGTTATTTTGGCGGCTGGCTGGATAAAGCGATCATGTGGCTTGTCTCAGTAATGTGGGCGATTCCTACACTACTGCTTGCCCTTGCGGTTAGTTTTGTATTGGGAAAAGGTTTCTGGCAATTGTTTGTTGCCATTGGCGTCTCTATCTGGGTAGAAGTCGCCAGAATGGTAAGAGGGCAGATATTAGGGGTAAGGGAAATGCAATTTACTGAAGCGGCGCGGGCATTGGGATTTGGCGATTTTCGGATAATGTTTCGCCATATTTTTCCCAATGTATTTAGCCCGATGATAGTGGTGGCGGTAGCCAACTTTGGCGCAGCAGTGTTGATTGAATCAGGATTGAGTTTTTTGGGAATTGGCGTGGAAGTCCCGGTTCCTACCTGGGGGCGAATGATATATGAGGGTTATACGTATATTGTATTCGAAAATGGAAAATGGCTGGCTTTTTTTCCCGGAATGGCACTCATTCTGCTGGTTGTGTCCATTAACCTGATAGGTATTGGGCTCAGGGATGCCCTTGATGTAAAACTATAA
- a CDS encoding nucleotide sugar dehydrogenase, which yields MKQFSVDFLTQLDGNAQMLADRLQNKEALIGVVGLGYVGMPIALEFCKKGFSCIGVDVSSWKVESLNRGQNFIEDLNDAEVAAVVEQGLFRASTSYEDLADADVIYIAVPTPFNANKDPDLAYILSAGEGIREILRPGQLIILKSTTFPGTTENYLIPVLNQSGFHAGKDFYIAFSPERVDPGNKVFHTVNTPIVVGGIDENSTLLASLANSQVIEKVYMVNNPKVAELEKLLENIFRSVNIALVNELALLCERMGGINVWDVIDAASTKPFGYLKFMPGPGVGGHCIPIDPYYLSWLAREYDFETKFITLAANVNESMPYHVCNLVIREVARQPITLSDAKILILGASFKKNVKDLRHSPSEAIIHRLMEEGIHNIDYSDPWAPEYDAVGRRFYSVELTPETISSYNCVILVTDHDDFNIEEVVKHSKHVVDTRNMAAAITEGREKITLLGHTEAKPKFEMQH from the coding sequence ATGAAGCAATTTAGTGTTGACTTTCTCACACAACTAGATGGGAACGCGCAGATGCTAGCCGATCGCCTGCAAAATAAAGAAGCCTTGATCGGTGTTGTTGGTCTCGGCTATGTAGGAATGCCTATTGCACTTGAGTTTTGTAAAAAAGGCTTTTCCTGTATCGGTGTGGATGTATCATCCTGGAAGGTCGAATCTCTCAATCGCGGCCAAAACTTTATAGAAGATCTTAATGATGCAGAGGTAGCAGCTGTGGTTGAGCAGGGCCTTTTCCGTGCATCAACCAGTTATGAAGATCTTGCAGATGCAGATGTGATATATATTGCAGTTCCTACTCCCTTCAATGCCAATAAGGACCCCGATCTCGCCTATATTCTTAGTGCAGGAGAAGGGATTCGCGAAATCCTCAGACCCGGACAGTTGATTATATTAAAGAGTACCACATTTCCGGGTACGACTGAAAATTATCTTATACCGGTACTTAACCAAAGTGGATTTCATGCCGGCAAAGATTTTTATATCGCTTTCAGCCCTGAAAGAGTTGACCCTGGAAACAAGGTGTTTCATACCGTTAATACCCCTATCGTGGTAGGTGGGATTGACGAAAACAGTACGTTACTTGCTTCTCTTGCCAATAGCCAGGTGATTGAAAAGGTATACATGGTCAATAACCCTAAAGTGGCCGAGCTGGAAAAACTACTGGAAAATATTTTCAGGAGTGTAAATATCGCCCTTGTCAATGAGCTGGCCTTACTTTGCGAGCGAATGGGCGGGATCAATGTATGGGATGTCATTGACGCAGCCAGCACAAAGCCTTTTGGCTATCTGAAATTTATGCCAGGTCCGGGTGTGGGGGGACATTGTATTCCCATTGACCCATACTATCTTTCATGGCTTGCCAGAGAGTATGACTTTGAAACTAAGTTTATCACCCTCGCAGCCAATGTAAATGAAAGTATGCCGTATCATGTATGCAACCTGGTAATCCGCGAAGTTGCAAGACAGCCCATTACTTTAAGTGATGCTAAAATTCTGATTTTGGGTGCATCATTTAAGAAGAATGTAAAGGATTTGAGGCATTCCCCCTCAGAAGCGATTATTCACCGCCTGATGGAAGAAGGCATTCATAATATAGATTATAGTGATCCATGGGCTCCCGAATACGATGCAGTGGGGCGCCGGTTCTATTCTGTGGAGCTTACGCCTGAAACTATTTCTTCTTACAACTGTGTTATTCTCGTGACAGACCACGATGATTTTAATATTGAAGAAGTAGTCAAACACTCAAAACATGTAGTGGACACACGAAATATGGCTGCGGCAATCACAGAGGGCAGAGAAAAAATTACCCTTTTGGGGCATACGGAGGCTAAGCCAAAATTTGAAATGCAGCATTAG